A genomic window from Pirellulaceae bacterium includes:
- a CDS encoding VCBS repeat-containing protein yields MHSFIFVFRIDRTLRRIIWGGTVTCSFIAAGCGGTAPVSSTDPPAGVVAGTPQADSRSVNESDASAGEVPASRNSPQLHPSLEGRDYDAVIRDVVAREDPLVDGWDSERFSDLAMRQLKKIGGVVSHPPLANSSELKELCTEAYQGGQLRPALETTVDEPPFLVRRPDEAEKENAGRKGAQGFADDLRSLRKLFKEDAELRYKFKIVKVDLQADAARTTVLCEFVGAAETGQAQVNARWDCSWAIFGQATPPRLKSIRVDDYEEVVVSTNSPMLFSDCTRSALEGLAALDSQLIHGRDYWYGNLEGSIGVEGRGNGMAIGDANGDGLDDIYLCQPSALPNRLLVRQADGSLVDESKAAGVDWLDSTRAALWVDLDNDGDQDLLLTQSTEVLLHENDGTGRFPLRNRISTDSRLFSFNAIDYDSDGNLDLYVCGYSAAAQTRPTDIFVSPMPYHDANNGGSNFMFRNEGDWVFRDVTQEIGLDENNLRFSLASVWDDFDNDGDFDLYVANDFGRNNLYRNEEGFFVDVAPVAEVEDIGPGMSAAWGDHNNDGKMDLYVSNMFSSAGSRITRQQQFKPQAEREDLVGFQRHARGNSLFENLGDGRFSDRSVDLGVTMGRWAWGSLFVDLNNDGWRDLYVTNGFVTADNNNDL; encoded by the coding sequence ATGCATTCATTCATCTTCGTATTCCGGATTGATCGAACGCTGCGGCGAATCATTTGGGGAGGCACGGTCACTTGCAGCTTTATCGCTGCCGGATGTGGGGGGACTGCTCCTGTCTCTTCGACCGATCCGCCCGCCGGTGTAGTTGCTGGAACGCCTCAGGCCGATTCACGCTCCGTCAATGAAAGCGACGCGTCTGCCGGTGAAGTTCCCGCCAGCCGCAATTCTCCGCAGCTGCATCCGTCACTCGAAGGGCGTGATTATGATGCGGTCATTCGTGATGTGGTTGCTCGGGAAGATCCCCTGGTCGATGGTTGGGATTCCGAACGGTTTAGTGATTTGGCGATGCGGCAATTGAAGAAGATTGGTGGCGTCGTGAGTCATCCTCCCTTAGCCAATTCGAGCGAACTTAAGGAACTTTGTACGGAAGCGTACCAAGGAGGGCAGCTCAGACCGGCTTTGGAAACGACGGTCGACGAACCGCCGTTTCTGGTGCGGCGGCCCGATGAAGCGGAAAAGGAAAATGCAGGACGAAAGGGTGCACAAGGTTTTGCAGACGACTTGCGGAGCCTGCGGAAACTGTTCAAGGAAGATGCGGAACTTCGTTACAAATTTAAGATTGTCAAAGTTGATTTGCAAGCAGACGCCGCCAGGACCACGGTGCTTTGCGAGTTTGTTGGAGCAGCCGAAACAGGGCAGGCTCAGGTCAATGCTCGCTGGGATTGCAGCTGGGCGATTTTTGGCCAAGCGACACCACCTCGTTTGAAATCGATACGGGTTGACGATTACGAGGAGGTTGTCGTTAGCACGAACAGTCCCATGTTGTTTTCCGATTGCACACGTTCGGCCCTTGAGGGACTAGCCGCGTTAGACAGCCAATTAATCCATGGTCGAGACTATTGGTATGGAAACCTGGAGGGGTCGATTGGTGTCGAAGGACGCGGGAATGGTATGGCGATCGGGGATGCAAACGGTGACGGACTGGATGATATCTATCTTTGTCAACCTTCCGCTTTACCGAATCGTTTGCTTGTTCGGCAAGCGGATGGATCACTTGTCGATGAATCGAAAGCGGCGGGGGTCGATTGGCTTGACAGTACCCGCGCCGCATTGTGGGTGGATCTTGATAACGATGGTGACCAAGACTTATTGCTTACCCAAAGTACCGAAGTGCTTTTGCATGAGAATGATGGGACGGGACGATTTCCGTTGAGGAATAGGATATCGACGGATAGCCGGCTGTTTTCGTTTAACGCGATTGATTACGACTCCGATGGCAACCTTGACCTGTATGTGTGTGGATACAGTGCAGCGGCCCAAACTCGGCCCACCGATATTTTTGTTAGCCCCATGCCGTACCACGACGCAAATAATGGTGGCTCGAATTTTATGTTTCGGAATGAGGGCGATTGGGTCTTCCGAGACGTGACTCAGGAAATTGGCTTAGATGAAAATAATCTGCGATTCAGTTTGGCGTCAGTGTGGGACGATTTCGATAACGATGGTGATTTTGATCTTTATGTTGCCAATGATTTCGGGCGAAATAATCTCTATCGCAATGAAGAAGGCTTTTTTGTGGACGTCGCTCCGGTGGCGGAAGTGGAAGACATTGGTCCAGGGATGTCGGCAGCTTGGGGGGACCACAATAATGATGGGAAAATGGATTTGTACGTCAGTAATATGTTCTCGTCTGCGGGCAGTCGGATTACGCGACAGCAACAGTTTAAACCCCAAGCGGAAAGGGAAGACCTGGTCGGATTTCAGCGCCATGCACGCGGTAATTCGTTGTTTGAGAATCTTGGTGATGGGCGGTTTTCGGATCGCAGCGTTGATTTGGGTGTCACCATGGGCCGCTGGGCCTGGGGCTCACTTTTTGTCGACTTGAACAATGATGGTTGGCGGGATTTGTATGTGACGAATGGCTTTGTGACTGCGGATAATAATAACGATTTGTGA
- a CDS encoding tetratricopeptide repeat protein, whose product MAQSPGENAPAGEVVRYDVGWKALNTMLKSGRSLSGHERNCCFLNTRGGRFANIAAVANLDFDDDGRVVALADWDVDGDLDMWIANRTGPQCRFLRNDQENDYGFVAFRLQGVHCNRDAIGARVEIYLADDPEHPRRMRTLRAGEGYLAQSSKWVHFGLGDRRQIERVVVAWPHGDRETFIGVEANQRYKLVEGRGESELLEQSDRSIVLEPSKVKVPPSTDQSRIVLISPIPVPVLRYTNSKGQPETIASKQGKTRLINLWATWCKPCLHELDAWKKHAEELRSCGLEIVAVNVDEPDANREAQLEEVNAMLDQLQFPFERGFAMPDLSQQFDVLQRSIVRRQKPMPVPTSFLIDGRGNLRVIYKGPVSAQQLIADSRLMDASPEEVVAASVPYPGIWLGTPAGASPNQIAVKLVEGGFIRETEEYLKYLQSTQVKNPRFNRADANILLGAIYFDQNRLEESADAFQQALISDPSHRQSHIELGRVLNRLEKFDLAADHFEKALERRQNDPELRFKLGMARLKSGAPDEAIRQLIQAVELRPSAATYHQIGNIYHAQGQLKDALEHYSKAVEINRDFYPAVNNLAWTLATSSDASLRDGQRAVELAERVCSRPASRDPSNLDTLAAALAEAGQYEDAVATIKEAIRKAKTAGDLNASRSMERRLLLYQEDKPFHAP is encoded by the coding sequence GTGGCGCAATCACCGGGTGAGAACGCACCTGCCGGCGAAGTGGTCCGCTATGACGTTGGCTGGAAAGCTCTGAATACGATGCTCAAATCCGGTCGCTCGTTAAGTGGGCATGAACGTAATTGTTGTTTTCTCAATACGCGGGGCGGGCGTTTTGCCAATATCGCTGCCGTTGCCAACCTCGATTTTGATGATGATGGACGCGTGGTGGCGCTGGCGGATTGGGATGTTGACGGCGACCTGGACATGTGGATTGCAAATCGAACCGGACCTCAATGCCGGTTTTTGCGGAACGACCAAGAGAATGATTATGGTTTTGTTGCTTTTCGATTGCAGGGTGTTCATTGTAATCGGGACGCCATCGGCGCTCGTGTCGAAATTTATTTAGCCGACGATCCTGAGCATCCACGCCGGATGCGAACACTTCGCGCAGGCGAGGGTTATTTAGCCCAGTCCAGCAAATGGGTGCACTTTGGTTTAGGGGATCGAAGGCAAATTGAAAGAGTGGTAGTCGCGTGGCCTCATGGCGATCGTGAAACGTTCATCGGAGTTGAGGCCAATCAACGGTACAAGTTAGTCGAAGGTCGAGGTGAATCTGAGTTATTGGAGCAGTCCGATCGATCGATTGTGTTGGAACCATCGAAAGTCAAGGTTCCACCTTCAACTGACCAATCTCGCATCGTGCTGATTTCGCCGATACCTGTTCCGGTGTTGCGGTACACCAATTCGAAAGGACAGCCAGAGACGATCGCTAGCAAGCAGGGTAAGACTCGGTTGATCAATTTGTGGGCGACTTGGTGCAAGCCGTGTCTTCACGAGTTGGACGCGTGGAAGAAGCACGCTGAAGAATTGCGGTCGTGTGGGCTTGAAATTGTGGCGGTGAATGTCGACGAACCCGACGCAAATCGAGAGGCCCAGCTAGAAGAAGTAAACGCAATGCTCGATCAGTTGCAATTTCCGTTCGAGCGAGGTTTTGCGATGCCTGATTTGTCGCAGCAGTTTGACGTGTTGCAACGCAGTATTGTTCGGCGGCAGAAGCCAATGCCGGTTCCAACAAGTTTCCTGATTGACGGCAGAGGGAATTTACGCGTCATTTACAAGGGGCCAGTATCCGCGCAGCAGTTGATTGCCGACTCGCGGTTGATGGATGCGTCGCCCGAAGAGGTGGTCGCAGCGAGCGTCCCCTATCCGGGCATTTGGCTGGGGACGCCCGCGGGTGCGTCGCCCAATCAAATCGCCGTCAAGCTCGTGGAAGGTGGCTTTATCCGCGAGACAGAAGAATATCTTAAATATCTGCAGTCAACCCAAGTTAAGAATCCGAGATTTAATCGGGCTGACGCCAATATCCTGTTGGGAGCAATCTATTTTGATCAAAACCGTTTGGAAGAATCGGCGGACGCGTTTCAGCAAGCGCTAATTAGCGACCCCAGCCATCGTCAGTCACACATTGAACTTGGCCGAGTTCTAAACCGACTTGAGAAATTTGATCTGGCTGCTGATCATTTTGAAAAAGCTTTGGAGCGGAGGCAAAATGATCCCGAGTTGCGTTTCAAATTGGGAATGGCGCGTTTGAAAAGCGGTGCGCCGGACGAAGCGATTCGGCAACTAATTCAGGCGGTGGAATTACGTCCCAGCGCGGCAACCTATCACCAAATTGGTAATATCTATCACGCTCAAGGCCAACTCAAAGATGCGTTGGAGCATTATTCGAAAGCGGTGGAGATCAATCGGGATTTTTATCCCGCAGTTAATAATCTTGCTTGGACGCTGGCAACCAGTTCGGATGCTTCCCTGCGGGATGGGCAGCGGGCGGTGGAGCTCGCAGAACGTGTCTGTAGCCGACCCGCTTCACGCGATCCGAGCAATCTGGATACGCTGGCCGCCGCCTTGGCTGAAGCGGGGCAGTACGAAGACGCCGTTGCGACAATCAAGGAAGCAATTCGAAAGGCAAAAACGGCCGGCGACTTGAACGCCTCACGTAGCATGGAAAGACGGCTGTTGTTGTACCAAGAGGACAAGCCGTTTCACGCGCCGTAA
- a CDS encoding VCBS repeat-containing protein, protein MSKRKRRVSSSQSKKTESRRERIGKPRWWRGGLLGLIAITVAVFCVRQLRIEGPRPDPVSATPEADENGTASVSVPKAVDLPVLPGLEKVRFDTVVRAVAEREDPTVDGWDSERFSELASAQLKLFGKMLIDPALRDDAHAAAVAAEDFSSGNLRPAVLEPIFRDKTLVVMRSDSAVNTAESEAFRGRAGLVALINQQAAPLEGLADLRFKFKIVRVELEGDLAKTRAYFQVSGRQSKQAVQVNSTWTCDWQRGVGPDGPPFLKSIAIDDYEEVVYRGSVDSMFADCTESVFRNTDRFQRQLIYGIDHWTDRFDGSIARPAAGHGIAVGDVNGDGLDDVYLCQSPALPNLLLIQNEDGSVTDIAPEAGVNWLEGTRAALLVDLDNDADQDLVAVLGGKVVIQANDGSGRFVTKSIVDSVSSLFAINAVDYDGDKDLDLFICGYTLSSGADVNDVFANPMPFHDANNGAPNIMLRNEGDWAFTDVTEQIGLGENNRRFSYASAWEDFDSDGDLDVYVSNDFGRNNLYRNDDGQFKDVAADLDVEDIGPGMSSAWGDFNNDARPDLYVSNMFSSAGNRITHQQQFKSGLDAEQKKLFRRHARGNSLFENVGENGFADRSVDLGVTLGRWAWGSLFVDLNNDGWEDLYVANGFITADNNNDL, encoded by the coding sequence ATGAGTAAGCGTAAGCGTCGTGTAAGCAGTTCCCAGTCAAAAAAGACGGAGTCGAGACGAGAGCGGATCGGAAAGCCTCGTTGGTGGCGGGGGGGGCTCTTGGGTCTGATCGCCATCACGGTAGCCGTTTTTTGCGTTCGGCAGCTCCGCATCGAAGGGCCGCGTCCCGATCCGGTTTCGGCAACGCCCGAAGCCGATGAGAACGGAACGGCATCGGTTTCCGTGCCGAAAGCCGTTGATCTGCCAGTTTTGCCCGGCTTGGAGAAAGTTCGATTTGATACCGTGGTCCGGGCTGTGGCGGAACGTGAGGACCCGACGGTCGACGGTTGGGACTCAGAGCGTTTCAGTGAACTTGCTTCGGCCCAATTGAAGCTTTTTGGCAAGATGCTGATCGATCCTGCTTTACGAGATGACGCACATGCCGCTGCGGTGGCTGCGGAGGATTTCAGCAGCGGTAATCTGCGCCCTGCTGTCCTGGAGCCGATTTTTCGCGATAAGACACTCGTTGTAATGCGATCCGATTCCGCAGTGAACACGGCTGAGTCCGAGGCATTTCGGGGGCGAGCGGGGCTGGTGGCTTTGATCAATCAGCAGGCGGCTCCTTTGGAAGGCCTCGCCGATCTGCGTTTTAAATTCAAAATTGTCCGCGTCGAACTGGAAGGCGACCTGGCGAAAACACGCGCCTATTTTCAAGTTAGCGGTCGTCAATCAAAACAGGCGGTACAAGTCAATTCCACATGGACCTGTGATTGGCAACGCGGGGTCGGACCCGACGGTCCTCCCTTCCTTAAATCGATTGCAATCGACGACTACGAAGAAGTGGTGTACCGCGGTTCAGTTGATTCAATGTTTGCTGATTGTACAGAATCCGTCTTTCGCAATACGGATCGATTTCAGCGTCAGTTGATTTATGGAATTGATCATTGGACCGACCGTTTTGATGGCTCCATCGCGCGTCCGGCAGCCGGGCATGGTATTGCTGTGGGTGACGTTAACGGAGACGGTTTGGACGACGTCTATCTCTGTCAATCGCCAGCTTTACCAAATCTGCTTCTGATTCAAAACGAGGATGGGTCCGTTACGGACATTGCACCGGAGGCGGGAGTCAACTGGTTGGAGGGGACTCGCGCGGCTCTGTTGGTGGATTTGGACAATGATGCGGATCAAGATTTGGTGGCGGTCCTGGGTGGCAAAGTGGTTATTCAAGCAAATGACGGATCAGGCCGATTTGTTACCAAGTCAATTGTCGATTCCGTCAGTAGTTTGTTTGCGATCAACGCGGTTGATTATGACGGTGACAAGGATCTAGATCTGTTTATTTGTGGTTACACGCTCAGTTCTGGTGCGGACGTGAACGATGTGTTCGCGAATCCAATGCCCTTTCATGATGCGAATAACGGTGCACCGAACATCATGTTACGGAATGAAGGGGATTGGGCATTTACCGATGTGACGGAACAAATCGGCTTAGGAGAAAACAATCGGCGTTTCAGCTACGCGTCGGCCTGGGAAGATTTCGACAGCGATGGCGATCTGGATGTTTATGTTTCGAACGACTTTGGTCGCAATAACCTTTACCGGAATGATGATGGGCAATTTAAGGACGTCGCAGCGGACCTTGATGTCGAAGATATCGGTCCTGGGATGTCAAGCGCCTGGGGTGATTTTAATAACGACGCGCGCCCGGATTTGTATGTGAGTAATATGTTTTCGTCGGCCGGTAATCGCATCACTCATCAACAGCAGTTTAAATCAGGTTTGGACGCCGAGCAGAAAAAGCTATTTCGACGACATGCCCGTGGGAATTCGCTGTTTGAAAACGTGGGGGAAAATGGTTTTGCCGATCGAAGTGTGGACTTGGGTGTGACGTTGGGGCGGTGGGCTTGGGGCTCACTCTTTGTCGATCTCAATAATGATGGGTGGGAAGACCTGTATGTAGCGAATGGGTTCATTACTGCCGACAACAATAATGATTTGTGA
- a CDS encoding PEP-CTERM sorting domain-containing protein: MFRRIMMPAVAVAVAVALSVASSAIAGLNTATYVDSSSGAPNNAGFIPTGYATAVGDGAGVGASQVTLMDIDGGDMWNGGDQFIYLHDSAQEAGDFTATVRVVAQTEATAGRWGKAGIHARSTLDGNSANAMAQLANGNGSQLAGESPVPVRLAGRTQNDGQGGFENGIIAAAGSEQDLLGAEVANNTFTADGTVATWLSLQYTKATNSFVAGTAKDLDGTPGVWSYSAAVDNVPSDGDWYVGLAYSMHNDQVGVDNMLGVTYDNWSINQIPEPSTLTLLGLALAGFVGLARRRR, from the coding sequence ATGTTCCGTAGAATTATGATGCCTGCAGTTGCAGTTGCAGTGGCGGTCGCACTTTCGGTCGCGTCGTCTGCAATCGCCGGTTTGAACACTGCTACTTATGTGGACAGTTCAAGCGGCGCACCTAACAATGCTGGATTCATTCCAACCGGCTACGCGACGGCTGTCGGTGACGGGGCTGGTGTAGGTGCGAGCCAAGTGACCCTCATGGACATCGACGGTGGTGACATGTGGAATGGTGGTGACCAATTCATCTACTTGCACGACAGTGCTCAAGAAGCTGGTGATTTCACCGCTACCGTTCGCGTTGTAGCTCAAACCGAAGCTACCGCTGGCCGTTGGGGAAAAGCAGGTATCCACGCTCGCTCGACTCTTGATGGTAACAGTGCCAATGCCATGGCTCAGTTGGCTAACGGCAACGGTTCCCAGCTTGCTGGCGAAAGTCCCGTTCCTGTTCGTCTTGCTGGTCGTACTCAAAACGATGGCCAAGGTGGATTTGAGAATGGCATCATCGCTGCCGCTGGTTCCGAGCAAGATCTTCTCGGTGCCGAAGTTGCCAACAACACGTTTACAGCAGACGGTACGGTTGCAACTTGGTTGAGCCTCCAATACACCAAGGCAACGAACTCGTTTGTTGCTGGAACGGCCAAAGACCTTGATGGCACTCCCGGTGTATGGTCCTACTCCGCTGCAGTTGATAACGTTCCTAGCGATGGTGACTGGTATGTTGGTCTTGCTTACAGCATGCACAATGACCAGGTTGGAGTTGATAACATGCTGGGCGTGACGTACGACAATTGGTCGATCAATCAGATTCCCGAGCCGTCGACTCTGACCCTGCTTGGGCTGGCGTTAGCGGGCTTTGTTGGACTGGCGCGTCGCCGTCGCTAA
- a CDS encoding transglutaminase domain-containing protein: MRDESINRLLVGVLFILSFAPAVAAVEKDGQRSDGNPMRKFQFEYQAALADVPAGAKVRVWLPVPPTNEHQTVELIKQELPTKAQTGTDPVYRNKILYFETEAPASGKIPFGVTYLVERQEVRGLDGKAGGRLSATDRRVFLSPNKKVPLSGKQLDLLQGIDLPRTTVDLARVLYDRVDAHVKYDKSRPGYGNGDVNWVCDSRFGNCTDFHSLFISWARAKGVPTRFEIGFPLPPEKTEGKIAGYHCWALFYDKMNGWVPVDISEADKHPTLKEYYFGNLTKDRVAFTTGRDLELVPPQNGPPLNYFVYPYVEVDGKPWPKRNTELMFSFSDMR; the protein is encoded by the coding sequence ATGAGGGACGAATCGATCAATCGTTTGCTGGTCGGGGTTCTGTTTATTCTGAGCTTCGCGCCCGCGGTTGCTGCAGTCGAGAAGGATGGTCAGCGGTCAGATGGCAACCCGATGCGAAAATTTCAGTTTGAGTACCAAGCGGCACTCGCCGACGTGCCGGCCGGTGCAAAGGTGCGGGTCTGGCTGCCTGTGCCTCCGACGAACGAGCATCAGACGGTTGAGCTTATCAAGCAGGAATTACCGACGAAGGCCCAGACTGGTACCGATCCGGTTTATCGAAACAAGATCTTGTATTTCGAAACGGAAGCTCCTGCTTCCGGAAAAATACCCTTTGGCGTTACTTATTTAGTTGAGCGGCAGGAAGTTCGCGGCTTAGATGGAAAAGCGGGTGGACGTTTGTCGGCGACCGATCGCCGTGTCTTTTTGTCTCCCAATAAAAAGGTGCCGCTGTCGGGCAAGCAATTAGATTTGTTGCAAGGAATTGATTTGCCTCGTACAACCGTGGATCTCGCCCGGGTGCTCTACGATCGAGTGGATGCCCACGTTAAGTACGATAAATCCCGGCCCGGATACGGAAATGGCGATGTTAACTGGGTCTGCGATAGTCGATTCGGCAATTGCACCGATTTCCACAGTCTGTTTATTTCCTGGGCCCGAGCCAAGGGCGTGCCGACGCGTTTCGAAATCGGTTTTCCACTTCCGCCGGAAAAAACCGAGGGCAAAATAGCCGGCTACCACTGTTGGGCCTTATTCTACGACAAGATGAATGGTTGGGTGCCGGTTGACATTTCAGAGGCGGATAAGCACCCAACGTTAAAAGAATATTACTTCGGCAATCTGACCAAGGATCGGGTCGCTTTCACAACCGGTCGAGACCTTGAACTGGTGCCCCCTCAAAACGGTCCTCCATTGAACTATTTTGTTTATCCGTATGTTGAGGTCGACGGAAAGCCGTGGCCCAAGCGAAACACCGAACTAATGTTTTCTTTTAGTGATATGCGCTAG
- a CDS encoding selenium metabolism-associated LysR family transcriptional regulator, with protein MELRLLHTFRAAAERESFTRAAQQLQLTQAAVSQHIAALEKELGVALFHREGRGVQLSEAGKRLYPYAEQILALTQQARAEVNEQQPQLFGELQIASSTVPAEWLIPDLLAEFRARWPQVRESVVVSDSQVATNAVEAGDADLGFVGELPSSAKLEATPIIEDELTLFVSSRHPLASKGTTTIKQLCSEPLITREAGSGTRRCVEQALIDHDVSPGELTIAMEFNSNDAIRAAVKRGVGVAFLSKRTHLNVDGLTLIKVRGFRPIRDLYLISRLNKKHRPPADQFFAFLKEWRRGHSTQRG; from the coding sequence ATGGAACTTCGCCTGCTCCACACTTTCCGCGCAGCCGCTGAACGCGAAAGCTTCACTCGCGCTGCCCAACAACTCCAGCTGACTCAAGCTGCCGTTAGCCAACACATTGCGGCACTCGAGAAGGAGCTGGGGGTGGCCTTGTTTCATCGCGAGGGTCGAGGAGTACAACTCTCAGAGGCGGGCAAACGATTGTATCCCTACGCGGAACAGATCCTTGCACTGACTCAACAAGCCCGAGCCGAAGTTAACGAGCAGCAGCCGCAATTGTTCGGTGAGCTCCAAATTGCCAGCAGCACCGTCCCCGCTGAGTGGTTGATACCGGATTTATTGGCCGAATTTCGTGCGCGTTGGCCTCAGGTGCGTGAATCGGTGGTAGTTTCCGACAGTCAAGTTGCCACCAATGCGGTCGAAGCGGGTGACGCCGATTTAGGCTTTGTGGGGGAACTGCCGAGCTCCGCAAAACTCGAGGCAACTCCCATCATTGAAGATGAATTAACGTTGTTTGTCTCATCACGCCACCCGCTGGCCAGCAAGGGCACCACGACCATCAAACAACTTTGCTCGGAACCTCTGATTACACGTGAAGCCGGTTCGGGCACTCGCCGTTGCGTCGAACAGGCACTCATCGACCACGATGTGTCGCCCGGCGAATTGACCATTGCCATGGAATTCAATAGTAACGACGCCATCCGAGCTGCAGTGAAGCGAGGGGTCGGCGTCGCTTTCCTGTCAAAAAGAACCCATCTCAATGTGGACGGCTTGACCCTGATCAAAGTTCGCGGCTTTCGGCCGATCCGCGACCTGTATCTCATTTCCCGCCTGAACAAGAAACATCGGCCTCCCGCTGACCAGTTTTTCGCTTTTCTCAAAGAGTGGCGTCGTGGCCACTCAACACAGCGAGGGTAA
- the pdxA gene encoding 4-hydroxythreonine-4-phosphate dehydrogenase PdxA, translated as MNSQPKIALTMGDPAGVGPELCVFALNDAELQKVCTPIVFGDANVLSQVAKTLQQPFDPVVISLDQWSREHAAVTLPTVVDLDCIAADEFQPGVINSNTGAASFVCIEAAIEAALAAQVAAVTTAPINKKALNLAGVDYPGHTEIFAERAKSDRWCMMQYSEPITCTFVTVHCGYAEVPALLTTKRVLDVIELSADALLRIRGRSPQIVVCGLNPHAGEQSLFGNGEEERIILPAIESARARGLQVEGPLPPDTAFLPWKREAADVFVCMYHDQGHIPVKALAFDEAVNTTLGLPMIRTSVDHGTALDIAWQGKVNPGSLTAALKLAASLASG; from the coding sequence ATGAACAGCCAGCCCAAGATTGCATTGACGATGGGCGACCCTGCGGGGGTCGGTCCGGAACTGTGTGTGTTTGCTTTAAACGATGCCGAGTTGCAAAAGGTTTGTACGCCTATCGTGTTTGGTGATGCAAATGTGCTGTCGCAGGTCGCAAAAACGTTGCAGCAACCATTTGACCCGGTCGTGATTTCGCTTGATCAATGGTCGCGTGAACATGCGGCAGTCACTCTCCCAACAGTCGTGGATCTGGATTGTATTGCGGCGGATGAATTTCAGCCGGGGGTGATCAATTCCAACACAGGGGCTGCGAGTTTTGTCTGTATTGAGGCGGCGATCGAAGCAGCACTGGCTGCGCAAGTGGCGGCAGTGACGACAGCGCCCATTAACAAGAAGGCATTGAATCTGGCCGGTGTCGATTATCCCGGCCACACAGAGATTTTTGCCGAACGGGCAAAATCAGACCGTTGGTGCATGATGCAATATTCAGAGCCGATCACCTGTACGTTTGTGACCGTGCATTGTGGTTACGCCGAGGTACCCGCCTTGCTGACCACGAAACGAGTGTTGGATGTTATTGAATTATCGGCGGACGCTTTATTACGCATTCGAGGACGATCGCCTCAGATCGTTGTCTGTGGTTTGAATCCCCATGCAGGCGAGCAGTCGTTATTTGGCAATGGGGAAGAAGAGCGGATTATCTTACCAGCCATCGAGTCAGCTCGAGCGAGAGGGTTGCAGGTGGAGGGTCCGTTGCCGCCCGATACGGCCTTTTTGCCTTGGAAACGGGAAGCTGCCGATGTGTTTGTCTGCATGTATCACGACCAGGGGCATATTCCTGTAAAGGCGCTTGCTTTTGATGAAGCGGTAAACACGACTCTCGGTCTTCCGATGATTCGCACCAGCGTGGATCATGGGACAGCCCTCGACATCGCTTGGCAAGGAAAGGTGAATCCTGGCAGTTTAACGGCAGCGCTCAAATTGGCTGCGTCGTTGGCCAGCGGATGA